From a region of the Hymenobacter jejuensis genome:
- a CDS encoding endonuclease/exonuclease/phosphatase family protein, with amino-acid sequence MDVSLGLSIVRGLILLIGISAIVATLLPLLREEAWWIRIFDFPRLQITAVAAVSAVGALLLGVHHWAAGIGLITALFVCALYQFYRIAPYTPLRPRQVENSSPAGLANKQRQLSMMVTNVLMTNRDSEACLRVIRDCDPDIILAVETDQWWLEKLSVLEATHPHTAYAPLPNTYGLLLFSRLELVNPQIKFLLDDDIPSFHGHVKMPSGELVRLYCLHPKPPAPQESKTSTRRDAELLLVGSEIENSEEPTIVAGDMNDVAWSHTSELFRRLSGLLDPRIGRGLLPTFHAEYSLMRWPLDHIFHSPDFKVADIRRLPYTGSDHFPICIRLSYEPHAKAQQEVQAEKPDAEDYREVEEKIEKGFQEEADEEMQEAMNPK; translated from the coding sequence ATGGACGTTTCGCTGGGGCTGTCAATAGTCCGGGGTTTGATCCTCTTGATTGGCATTTCGGCCATCGTAGCTACGCTCTTGCCCTTGCTACGGGAAGAGGCATGGTGGATTCGCATTTTTGATTTTCCGCGCTTGCAAATCACGGCCGTGGCGGCCGTCAGCGCGGTTGGGGCTTTACTTCTGGGTGTGCACCACTGGGCGGCCGGAATAGGACTTATCACGGCTTTGTTCGTGTGCGCGCTGTATCAGTTTTACCGCATTGCGCCGTACACGCCGTTGCGCCCTCGCCAAGTAGAAAACAGTAGCCCGGCGGGTTTGGCCAACAAACAGCGCCAGCTCAGCATGATGGTGACCAACGTGCTGATGACCAACCGCGATTCGGAAGCGTGCCTGCGTGTGATTCGCGACTGCGATCCCGACATCATCTTGGCCGTCGAAACCGACCAATGGTGGTTGGAAAAGCTGAGCGTGCTGGAAGCCACGCATCCGCACACCGCCTATGCGCCGCTGCCCAATACCTACGGCCTGTTGCTGTTTTCGCGCCTGGAGTTGGTTAATCCGCAGATTAAATTTCTCCTCGACGACGACATTCCCTCTTTTCATGGGCACGTCAAAATGCCCTCGGGCGAGCTGGTGCGGTTGTATTGCCTGCACCCCAAGCCGCCGGCACCCCAAGAATCCAAAACCAGCACCCGCCGCGATGCGGAATTACTGCTCGTGGGCAGCGAGATTGAGAATTCCGAAGAACCCACCATCGTGGCCGGCGACATGAACGACGTGGCGTGGTCGCATACTTCCGAGCTGTTTCGGCGCCTGAGCGGCTTGCTCGATCCGCGCATTGGGCGCGGCTTACTCCCGACGTTTCACGCCGAATATTCGCTGATGCGCTGGCCTTTGGACCATATTTTTCACTCGCCCGATTTCAAAGTAGCTGACATTCGTCGCTTGCCTTACACCGGCTCCGATCACTTCCCCATCTGCATTCGCCTTAGCTACGAGCCCCACGCCAAAGCCCAACAAGAAGTGCAAGCCGAAAAGCCTGATGCTGAGGATTATAGAGAGGTTGAAGAGAAAATCGAAAAGGGCTTTCAGGAAGAAGCTGACGAAGAAATGCAGGAAGCTATGAACCCGAAGTAG
- a CDS encoding bifunctional heptose 7-phosphate kinase/heptose 1-phosphate adenyltransferase yields the protein MPTAPSPTALPDLFDAFNRLTVLIVGDVMMDAYVWGKAGRLSPEAPVPVVNVSRTEQRLGGAANVALNVQAMGATPLLCAVVGDDAGGDQLLGLLQDKELSAEGIVRSSHRPTTVKQRILAAGQHLLRIDSEVEHDLNAEESQLLVARYEALLPRADVVIFEDYDKGVLNQASIQHFVTLARKHGVPTVVDPKKKNFLAYTQCTLFKPNLKELREGLKLDFDDTTADRPMFEAAVDRLRELLQPEIILVTLSERGVFSESAATGRTYIPAHVRMISDVSGAGDTVISIAALCVALGVAPPVLAALANLGGGLVCEQVGVVPIEKQRLLDEAMQVKLLG from the coding sequence ATGCCCACTGCTCCGTCGCCCACTGCGCTTCCCGATTTGTTTGACGCCTTCAACCGGCTTACGGTTCTGATTGTGGGCGATGTGATGATGGACGCGTACGTGTGGGGCAAGGCCGGGCGTCTTTCGCCGGAGGCGCCGGTGCCAGTTGTAAACGTCAGCCGTACCGAGCAGCGCTTGGGCGGGGCCGCCAACGTTGCCCTGAACGTGCAGGCGATGGGCGCCACGCCGTTGCTCTGCGCCGTAGTAGGCGACGACGCTGGCGGCGATCAACTGCTTGGTTTACTGCAAGATAAAGAACTATCGGCCGAAGGTATTGTGCGTAGTTCGCACCGCCCGACTACCGTAAAGCAACGCATTCTGGCGGCCGGACAACACCTGTTGCGCATCGATTCGGAAGTAGAGCACGATCTGAACGCCGAAGAAAGTCAACTGCTGGTAGCCCGTTACGAAGCCTTATTGCCCCGCGCCGACGTGGTTATCTTCGAAGATTACGATAAAGGCGTGCTGAACCAGGCTAGTATTCAGCACTTTGTCACGCTGGCCCGCAAGCACGGCGTGCCCACAGTAGTCGACCCGAAAAAGAAGAATTTCCTAGCCTATACGCAGTGCACGCTCTTTAAGCCCAATCTGAAGGAACTGCGCGAAGGCCTGAAGCTGGATTTCGACGATACTACCGCCGACCGACCCATGTTTGAAGCCGCCGTAGATCGCTTGCGCGAGTTGCTACAGCCCGAAATAATATTGGTAACGCTCTCAGAGAGAGGAGTTTTTAGTGAGTCAGCCGCGACAGGCCGTACCTACATTCCGGCGCACGTACGCATGATATCCGACGTATCCGGGGCCGGCGATACGGTGATCAGCATTGCGGCCTTGTGCGTGGCTTTGGGCGTAGCGCCGCCGGTGTTAGCGGCTTTGGCCAACCTAGGCGGCGGCTTGGTGTGCGAGCAGGTAGGCGTAGTGCCCATCGAGAAGCAGCGGCTGCTCGATGAAGCTATGCAGGTAAAGCTATTGGGCTAA
- a CDS encoding pentapeptide repeat-containing protein — protein sequence MKRRSVSRKPDKFPAENVFERWTSEHLRPHSEFEQCHFIGGDFASATLGNKRFVDCLFERCNLSLASLAGTGLQNVAFQDCKLSGLQFTACRDMLFEVHFDRCQLSYASFYGKRMPGTHFGHCNLTDADFTGADLANADFQECTLNGAVFHQTQLSGADFRTATGFIIDPDINPLKKARFVLEGLPGLVNKYGVIIGQ from the coding sequence ATGAAACGTCGTTCTGTTTCCCGCAAGCCGGATAAATTTCCGGCCGAAAACGTATTTGAGCGCTGGACCAGCGAACACTTACGCCCGCATTCTGAATTTGAGCAATGCCATTTTATCGGCGGCGACTTTGCCAGCGCCACTTTGGGCAATAAGCGGTTTGTCGACTGTCTGTTTGAGCGCTGCAACCTGTCGTTGGCTTCGCTGGCGGGCACGGGGCTGCAAAACGTTGCTTTTCAAGACTGTAAGCTCTCGGGACTGCAGTTTACGGCCTGCCGCGACATGCTGTTTGAAGTGCATTTCGACCGCTGCCAGCTCTCCTATGCTTCCTTTTATGGCAAGCGGATGCCGGGTACGCACTTCGGGCACTGCAACCTAACAGACGCCGACTTCACTGGCGCCGACCTAGCCAACGCTGATTTCCAAGAATGCACCCTCAACGGAGCGGTATTTCACCAAACGCAGCTTTCCGGCGCCGATTTTCGCACCGCTACCGGGTTCATCATCGACCCCGACATCAACCCGCTCAAAAAGGCCCGCTTCGTACTCGAAGGCCTGCCTGGGCTGGTTAACAAATACGGAGTAATAATTGGGCAATAA
- the hemE gene encoding uroporphyrinogen decarboxylase, which yields MLKNDLLLRAARGEETERTPVWLMRQAGRILPEYRALRARLSGFKELVETPELAAEVTIQPVDALDVDAAIIFSDILVVPEAMGLPYEMLEARGPLFPTTIKSAKDVQNLRIADPEEHLGYVLEAIRVTKRALNGRVPLIGFAGAPWTILAYMVEGHGSKTFSKARRLLYAEPELAHELLRKITATTIAYLKAQVAAGANLVQVFDSWAGILPPAHYHEFSTCYIAEICDAIPEVPVTVFAKGAYFAIPEFARLNCRTIGLDWNEDPRAVRAAIGNDKTLQGNLDPCALYGTAEQVQHATIQMLKQFGPHRHIANLGHGVYPDTNPDNVKVFVNTVKEFSVLAREGSL from the coding sequence ATGCTCAAAAACGACCTTTTGCTCCGCGCCGCTCGTGGCGAAGAAACCGAACGTACTCCCGTCTGGCTCATGCGCCAGGCCGGCCGCATTTTGCCCGAATACCGTGCTTTGCGGGCACGTCTGAGCGGTTTTAAGGAGCTTGTCGAAACACCAGAACTGGCAGCGGAAGTCACCATTCAGCCGGTGGATGCGCTGGACGTTGACGCGGCCATTATCTTTTCCGACATTCTGGTGGTGCCCGAAGCCATGGGCTTGCCTTACGAGATGCTGGAGGCCCGCGGGCCACTCTTCCCGACCACCATCAAATCGGCAAAGGACGTGCAAAACCTGCGCATCGCCGACCCCGAGGAGCACTTGGGTTACGTGCTGGAAGCCATTCGCGTGACCAAGCGGGCCCTCAATGGCCGTGTGCCGCTGATTGGTTTTGCCGGCGCCCCCTGGACGATTCTGGCGTATATGGTGGAAGGACACGGATCCAAAACCTTCTCCAAAGCCCGTCGTTTGCTGTATGCCGAGCCAGAACTGGCGCACGAGTTGTTGCGCAAAATCACGGCAACCACCATCGCGTACCTGAAGGCACAGGTAGCTGCCGGTGCCAATCTGGTGCAGGTTTTTGACTCGTGGGCTGGTATATTACCTCCGGCTCATTACCACGAATTCTCGACGTGCTACATCGCCGAAATCTGCGACGCGATTCCGGAAGTGCCAGTTACGGTATTTGCCAAGGGCGCTTACTTCGCCATTCCGGAATTTGCCCGCCTGAATTGCCGCACCATTGGCTTGGACTGGAACGAAGACCCGCGGGCAGTACGCGCCGCCATCGGCAACGACAAAACCCTGCAAGGCAACCTCGACCCTTGTGCCCTATACGGCACGGCCGAGCAAGTACAACACGCTACTATTCAGATGCTTAAGCAATTTGGTCCGCACCGCCACATTGCCAACCTGGGCCACGGCGTGTACCCCGATACCAATCCGGACAACGTGAAGGTGTTCGTCAATACGGTGAAGGAATTCAGCGTGTTAGCGCGCGAAGGCAGCCTTTAG
- a CDS encoding MarC family protein: MEILLATFTTLFSVVNPFGAMPVFLTLTEQETPSQRKQIGLRACLYMIGVLSVSFFAGQYVLNFFGINIHHLRIAGGILLMRSAFDLLTPGGNRDRVSPAALEESKHKDDISFTPLAMPMLSGPGSMAVCISLFTGRLSFFDMALIFLGFVLVALASYIILMSSLRLTRFLGRPGMSALARIMGFITLAIGVNFLATAIKALFPGLSS; the protein is encoded by the coding sequence ATGGAAATTCTGCTCGCTACGTTTACTACGCTCTTTTCAGTGGTCAATCCGTTTGGGGCCATGCCCGTATTTCTGACCCTGACGGAGCAGGAAACGCCCAGCCAGCGCAAGCAAATCGGGCTACGGGCTTGTCTGTATATGATTGGGGTACTGAGCGTTTCGTTTTTTGCGGGCCAGTATGTCCTCAACTTTTTCGGCATCAATATTCATCACCTGCGCATTGCTGGGGGCATCCTGCTCATGCGCTCGGCCTTCGACCTGCTCACGCCCGGCGGCAACCGCGACCGCGTTTCGCCCGCCGCGCTGGAGGAGAGCAAGCACAAAGACGATATTTCCTTCACGCCCCTGGCCATGCCCATGCTGTCGGGGCCGGGCTCGATGGCCGTGTGCATCAGCTTGTTTACTGGCCGCCTTTCTTTCTTCGATATGGCGCTGATCTTTCTGGGGTTCGTGTTGGTGGCCTTGGCCAGCTACATCATCCTGATGTCGTCCTTGCGCCTGACGCGGTTTTTGGGCCGGCCGGGCATGTCGGCGCTGGCACGCATCATGGGTTTTATTACGCTGGCTATTGGTGTCAATTTTTTAGCTACGGCGATCAAGGCACTGTTTCCGGGCTTGAGCAGCTAG
- a CDS encoding FAD-dependent monooxygenase, with amino-acid sequence MRFLIIGAGIGGLTTALALLRQGHEVQVVEAAPELREVGAGVVLGANAMRALAQFGAHDAVRPLGHPVTHLHLYNQQGDLLNAADTTPFTERLGFDNLGIHRATLQHALLRLLPPGIVQVGKPFERFEATLYNIMAHFADGSATTADALIGADGIRSRVRRQLLPQSQPRYAGYTCWRAVVNATSLHLKAGYASEFWGRPGRFGYVPMANGQAYWFACINSPEANNPRFRGFRVADLQRHFGSFHAPVPEMLALTRDDQLLWNDILDIKPLRHFAFGRVLLLGDAAHATTPNLGQGAGQAVEDAAVLAACLSRQPKPEDAFREFERLRRPRTTRVVKLSWQMGRVAQLQNHVLTFLRDAVMRRVPASVQNSQMDFLYQLD; translated from the coding sequence ATGCGATTTCTCATCATCGGTGCTGGAATAGGGGGCTTGACTACGGCGCTGGCGCTGCTGCGGCAGGGACACGAAGTACAGGTCGTGGAAGCGGCTCCGGAGCTGCGCGAAGTAGGTGCAGGCGTGGTGCTGGGCGCAAATGCCATGCGGGCGTTAGCACAGTTCGGAGCCCACGACGCCGTGCGGCCTCTGGGTCATCCGGTGACGCATTTGCACCTCTACAACCAGCAAGGCGATCTGCTGAATGCTGCGGATACAACGCCATTTACTGAGCGCCTGGGCTTCGACAATCTTGGCATTCACCGCGCTACGCTCCAGCATGCGCTCCTTAGGCTTTTGCCGCCCGGAATCGTGCAAGTGGGCAAGCCCTTTGAGCGTTTTGAGGCGACACTCTACAACATAATGGCCCATTTTGCGGACGGCTCGGCAACGACTGCCGACGCCCTGATCGGTGCCGATGGGATTCGGTCGCGGGTGCGGCGCCAGCTACTGCCCCAGAGCCAGCCGCGTTATGCAGGCTATACATGCTGGCGGGCAGTGGTCAATGCCACTTCACTGCACCTGAAGGCCGGATACGCTTCGGAATTTTGGGGCCGGCCGGGGCGTTTTGGATACGTCCCGATGGCCAATGGGCAAGCTTATTGGTTTGCCTGCATCAACAGTCCGGAAGCCAATAACCCGCGTTTTCGGGGATTTCGCGTGGCCGATTTGCAGCGGCATTTCGGCAGTTTTCATGCGCCCGTGCCCGAAATGCTGGCCCTGACGCGCGACGACCAACTTTTGTGGAATGACATTCTGGATATTAAGCCGTTGCGCCACTTTGCATTTGGGCGCGTATTGTTGCTCGGCGACGCAGCGCATGCCACTACTCCCAACTTAGGGCAAGGTGCAGGACAAGCCGTGGAAGATGCCGCCGTTTTGGCCGCGTGCCTCAGCCGGCAGCCCAAGCCCGAAGACGCTTTTCGCGAGTTTGAGCGCCTGCGTCGCCCTCGCACGACCCGCGTAGTCAAGCTATCGTGGCAGATGGGGCGGGTGGCGCAGCTGCAAAACCATGTGCTCACTTTTCTGCGCGATGCCGTAATGCGGCGCGTGCCCGCCAGCGTGCAGAACAGCCAGATGGATTTCTTGTATCAACTTGATTAG